Below is a genomic region from Coleofasciculus sp. FACHB-1120.
AAATCTAACTGTGAACGCCGGTAGCGGTGACATCACCTTCAACAGCACTGTCAATACTGCTAGCCTAGCTACTCTTGGAGTTGGTGGGACAACCAAGCTCAACGGCAACATGACCACTGCTAATAATCAAAGCTATGGGAATAATGTCCTGCTGACCGGCGATATCATCCTAAAAGGGGATGCAATAGATTTTTTGGGCGGAACTGATTCGGTTGCTGGCACGGGAAATCTGACACTTCAGACAGCAACGGCGGGGAAAGCGATCGCAATTGGTTTCGATCAAGATGCTTCCCATCTAAATATCAACGATACTGACCTGGCTGCTTTACAAGACGGATTTAGCAGCATCACCATCGGGAATGCCAGCGGAAGCCAAAACATCATTGTAGATTCTGCAACCTTCAAAGATGCTGTAACCATTCAAGCTGGCACAGGGACGCTGACGGTGCAGGGAACATCGCCGGGAATTACAAGTAATGCATCGATTAATCTCATCGGCGGTGCAACGACTCTTAATTCAGGCATCAATACCACAGACGCAGGCAATCTCACCATTACCAACAGTGGTTTGCTGACAGTTGCTTCGGGTGCAGATATGACCTTAACCGGAGCCTTTGTGCAAAATGGTACGGGTAGCGTTTCCACCGCCGGGAATATCACCGCTAGCAGCATTCAATTTACCCAAGGCGTAAATCTTACAGGTTCTATCTCCCTAGAAACGGGTGCTGGAAATATTAGCTTTGGCAACACCTTGAATGGCAGTCACGGCTTAAGTTTGACTGCCGGTACTGGCAACATCAAATTTACAGATGCGGTCGGGGGTAGCAACAAACTCGGTTCTATAACCATTAACAGTGCCCAAAACGTGGAAGCAGCAGCAATCACAGCCACCAGCATTACCCAAAGTGCAGGGAGTGGCACCACCACATTCAACAGCGCACTCCATACGAATAGCGCCAGCGGCATCAACTTAAACGGCAACAACTTTGTTTTCAAAAACCCAGTTACCACGACAAATAGTGGTGGCGTCAGTATCAACAATACTGGAACGCTGACAATTGAAGCTGCCGCAGATATGAACCTGGATGGAGCCTTCAGTCAAGGTGGGACGGGAGGAGTGATTACCGCTGGAGATATTACTACCACCAACGACACTATTAGCTTCAGCGGTGCAGTGAACCTAACCGGCGCAGTCTCTCTGAACACGGGTGCGGGAGTAGGTGATATCAGCTTCAGCAATACTGTCAATGGAACTCAGAACCTGAATCTAGCAGCAGGTACTGGCAACGTTATCTTTAATAATCCGGTGGGAAATAGCGCTGCACTCAGCAATTTGACCGTGAGTAATGCAGCATTGGTCGAATTTAAAAGCACTGCCAATCTGACAGGAAACCTCAATTTGACGGCTGCTGAAATTAACTTTGACGGGGGAGACAATACAATCATTGGCGGCGGTACCGTTCAGCTTCAGCCTGCAACACCCGATCAAGCGATCGCAATTGGCGGAGATGAAGGAACACCGGCGCTGGATATCACCCAAAAAGATATTAATGCCTTGGGTGGCTTTAAGCCGATCGTCATTGGTAGTGACAGCGGAACTGGGACGATTGATGTCAATGCCGTCACCTTCGACGATCCAGTGAAAATTCAGTCTCCGAATGGCACGATTAACGTCAACGGGACAATTCAGGGAGTGGATGATGCGGCGATCGCTCTCAACGGTGCAACAACCAAATTGTGGGCAAACATTTCCACCCAGGGGCAAGACATTACCCTCGGTCAACTCGGCAAAACTGTGGAGCTTCAGACCGATATTGCCCTTACAAGCCTCGGTGGTAACATCATCTTTGAAGGCAATGTTAGCGCTCAATCTAATAGCCAGCAGGGACTGACGCTCAATCCGGGTGCGGGTCAAGCGATTTTTAAAGGGAACGTCGGTAGTCCGAATCTCCTGGAGTATTTGACTATCAATAATGACTTGGGTGTGGTAATTATCGGTGGCGAAAATGCAACCTTAAAAGGCAACAGCGCCGATATATACCAGGAACTGACTGTCAACGCCAAGCAGACACTCTTATCAGGCATCATCACGACTTTGGATGGCAACATCACTTTTAATGGTGATGTCACTCTGACGGATGATACTTTCCTGAATACAGGTTCCTTGGGTGCGGGTAACATTTCTTTCAATGGTACTCTGGATAGCGAAAACGGCGAATATAACGACCTAAAGATGATCGCAGGTACCGGCAACATCTTCTTTGGGAAAACGGTGGGTGCGGGAGATGGTAAAGGCTTGGGCGCAATCTTAATCGAGAATGCTACCGATGTGACCGCCCTTTCGACAATTGTTGCAGACAGTCTGATGCAGTTATCTGGTAGCACTACGACGCTGGCGGGTGACATGACGACAACTAAGCTCGCTGGTGTAAATATTACCGCTAATAATATTCAGGCGGGAGGCAGCCTCAACACCAATGGTGGCAAGGTTAATCTAAATGGGAACGGCGGAGTCAGCGCCAACAATATCACTTCCAAAGGTGGGGAAATTAGCCTCAATAGCACTCAAGGTGCGATCGCGAGTAATGGCACTTTAGATTCATCCGGTGGCAAGGTTAATCTAACTGGCAATCAAGGTGTCACCGCTAGCAATATCACTTCCAAAGGTGGGGAAATTGCCCTCAATAGCACTCAAGGTGCGATCGCTAGCAATGGCACTTTAGATTCATCCGGTGGCAAGGTTAATCTAACTGGCAATCAAGGTGTCACCGCTAGCAATATCACTTCCAAAGGTGGGGAAATTGCCCTCAATAGCGCTCAAGGTGCGATCGCTAGCAATGGCACTTTAGATTCATCCGGTGGCAAGGTTAATCTAACTGGCAATCAAGCTGTCACCGCTAGCAATATCACTTCCAAAGGTGGGGAAATTAGCCTCAATAGCACTCAAGGTGCGATCGCGAGTAATGGCACTTTAGATTCATCTGGTGGCAAGGTTAATCTAAATGGGAATGGCGGAGTCACCGCAGCCAATATTACTTCCAAAGGTGGGGAAATTGCCCTCAATAGCACTCAAGGTGCGATACAAACGGGAAGTTTGATATCCAAAGGCGATACAGATGCTGGGGTAATTACAGTTATCGCCAATGGCAGCATCACGACGCTGGATCTTGACGCAACAGCGACTAACGGTGCTGGAAATGCGATCGCGCTTACCAGCCAAAACGGAACCGTACAGACGGGAAATGTGAAAACTTCCGGTTCTCCCATCACCGTCTCTGCTCAAGACAACATCACTGCTGCCAATATTGATTCTGCTTCCGAAAAAGGCAACGGCGGCGCGATCGCACTTACCAGCAAAAACGGAGCCATTACCGCTGCAAATGTGACCTCCAAAGGTACAACCGGCGGGGGTGCAGTCACCGTTGCGGCTCCTGATAGCATCACCACAGCAAATATTGACACCGCTTCTACCAATGGCACCGGCGGCGCGATCGCACTTACCAGCAAAAACGGAGCCATTACCGCTGCAAATGTGACCGCCAAAGGTACAACCGGCGGGGGTGCAGTCACCGTTGCGGCTCCTGGTAGCATCACCACAGCAAATATTGACACCTCTTCTACCAATGGCAACGGCGGCGCGATCGCTCTCCTAAGCGATGCAGCAGCCATTCAAAGCGGCAATTTGTTCTCCCAAGGAGCAACAGGCGGTGGAGACATTGAAGTTTCCGCTCAAGGCATTATCACTGCTGGAGTAATTGACTCTAGTTCCAGCTTCGGGAAAGGTGGTAACGTCACCCTGGCGAATCCACTAATCGAACTCAACAAAACTCCGACAGATGACATTCAAGTAGTCTCCATCAATGCTCAAAGTGGAGGGAGCGCATTCGGAGGCATTGTTAAAATTACAACCGATCGGTTCTTCCGCGCTACAGGTACCTTCACCGATTCCAAAAATCCATTTGCAACCAGCATTTCTACAATGGGAGGCTCTGGAGACGGCGCGATTCTGATTTCTCACGGAGGCGGTTCCTCCTTTACTCCCTTTGTTGTAGGAGATGCTACCAAAAACGGTACGGCTGGCGCTCTCACCACCGGAACTGGGTTCCTGAGTACGATTTTGCCATCAAAAGAATTTCCTGGTCCTTACCGCCAAGGCAATATTCAAATTATTCCCCGCCGTCCCGGAGACAACCTGCTTCCCTACTTCGGCGCGATGCCCCTGACTACGCCTACTAGCGTATCTGACGTGACCATTGATACTACCAGCGACCTGGATAACACAATTACTTCCAAATTTGACCAACATCTGGGGCAAATGGGGAATATCACCAATCCGAAAGAAGCCGCCAACCTATTGAGCAAAATTGAGAAGCTGACGAGCATCAAATCAGCGTTTGTTTATGCAGTCTTTGCGCCCGATCAAGTTTCTAGTAGCCAGACTCAACTGAAGAAAGACGATGAGCGATTAGAGCTAATTCTGGTCACAGCAGAGGGAAAAAGCAAACGGGTGCGTGTAGCAGGGAGCAAGCGATCGCAAATCCTAAAAGTCGCTGGAAGCTTGCGGAACGCCATTACCAATAAAAATAAACTGAATGACGACTATCGTGCCCCCTCCGGACAACTCTATCAGTGGCTAATTGCACCCATCAAGGACGAGTTAGAAGCCCAAGGTATCGAGAATCTAGTCTTCATTATGGATGCAGGCTTGCGATCGCTTCCTATCGCCGCCCTCCACGACGGTCAACAGTTTTTAGTGGAGAAATATAGCATCGGTCTCATGCCCAGCCTCAGCCTCACTGATACCCGTTACGCTAATATTAAAAACGCCAAAGTCCTGGCAATGGGTGCCGACCGCTTTACCAACAAAACGCAAACTCCATTGCCTGCTGTGCCGGTAGAATTGTCAATGATTACTTCTAAACTATGGCAAGGTAAATCCTTCCTCAACGAAGCTTTCACCTTGAAGAATTTAAAAGCACAACGCACTTCTACACCCTACGAAATTATCCACCTCGCAACCCATGCAGAATTTAAGTCAGGGGCACTCGGCAACTCCTATATTCAGCTGTGGGACACCCAATTGAAATTGGATCAAGTCCGTCAGTTGGGCTGGAATAAACCAGCAGTGGAATTATTAGTGCTGAGTGCCTGTCGTTCAGCACTAGGAAATGAAGAAGCGGAGTTGGGTTTTGCAGGGTTTGCCGTGCAAGCAGGTGTGAAGTCAGCACTGGCAAGTCTTTGGTACGTTAGCGATGAAGGCACCTTGGGGCTGATGACAGATTTCTACAAAGAATTGAAAAAAGCCCCTATTAAGGCGGAAGCTTTGCGACAGGCACAGCTAGCAATGTTGAAAGGAGAGGTACGACTAGAAGGGGGAAAACTGCATACTCCCGATGGCAATATGCCTCTACCTTCCTCTCTGGCATCAGTCGGAGATAAAGACCTCAAACATCCTTATTTCTGGTCAGCTTTCACAATGATTGGTAGTCCTTGGTAGAAAGTTAATGCCTGAATAACCCTTTGACTACAAATACTTCTTCAACAGCAACTCCATTTTCTCCTTTGTTGCTGCCGGAATGTTCTCCAGCCGCGTGAGAATTGCATATTTTAAGGCAGAGTGGGCATCAGAAACTGGCGGATTTTCATTCAGACGCCGGACAGTTTCTTGAATCACCTTTTGAGCGTTGGTTGCATTGCGTTGCAGATTGGCAATGACCATTTCTACCGTTACGCTGTCGTGATCGGGGTGCCAACAATCGTAATCGGTCACTAATGCTAAGGTTGCATAAGCAATTTCTGCTTCTCTGGCTAACTTCGCCTCTGGTAAATTAGTCATGCCAATGATTGTGGCACCCCAACTGCGATAAAGATGCGATTCAGCTTTTGTAGAAAATGCGGGTCCTTCCATACAAACATAAGTACCACCGCGATGGAGCGTGACATCGGGTAAATCTAAAGATGCGATCGCATCTGCCACAACTCCAGCCAATTGATTGCATACGGGATCGGCAAATGCAATATGAGCCACAACCCCTTCCCCAAAAAAGGTAGAAACTCGATGCTTGGTACGGTCAATAAATTGATCCGGCACTACCATATCTAAAGGTTTCGCTTCTTCTTTGAGAGAACCCACCGCAGACGCAGAGATTAGATACTCGACGCCTAGCTGCTTCATGGCATAGATATTCGCTCGAAACGGCAACTCCGAAGGCAACAGCGTGTGATTGCGACCGTGACGTGCCAGGAAAGCTACCCGCGTTCCTTCCAAAGTTCCCAATATCACAGCATCAGAGGGTAAGCCAAAAGGCGTGGAGATTTGCATCTCTTCCACATCTTTGAGTGCCTCCATTTTGTAGAGACCACTGCCACCGATAATCCCAATCCGAGCCTGAGTCATTTTTTTGCCTTCTTGTTACAATGCCACGCTATTTTACGGGATATTCGGGAGTGTTTGGATAGACAATCTGATTTGGAGCTGATTTGTCAATGATGAGAATCACCAAATTATGAAGGAATTGTTACATTCTCTTGAAGAAGGCGATCGCGCACGCTTGTAAAGAAATATTACAATATCTTTATATGTCCCTAGAATCTCTTTCAGCGAGATTCGCAGCATTATTACATAAAGTTGCTAGAAAACTATGTCAGCTTCAGCGAGTCTACCCACAGTCTCAGTCAAACAAATCGTTGAGCGAATCTTTGTTTTTCGCCAAATTTCTCGTACCGATCAACGTCTATTGATGTCAACATTCCAATCGCAGGAAGCGCTGAGTGAAGCAGAACACCAGCTCATTAATCGGGTGTTTGATGCACTGAAACAGGGATTACTGAAGGTAGTGGATTAATTAAGAATGGTTTACTTATAACTTTCTTTATCTCAAATAAACTCGCTCGAAATAGCAATTTTGAGTGATTAGTAGCACTTCAGTATTTTCAAAGTTTAAATTCAAAGTCTAAATAAATATCAAAAAATCCCTAATTTAAAATCTAGTCAGTTAAGGTGGGACTACATTTACATCAGTGCAGACGCACTTATTAATAAATATGAGGAATTCGAGAAACTCTCTCACAGCGATCGCACTGCTATGTTTCTATACCACTGGCTTGCAGCTAATCGCCCAAACAAAGGCAAATGCAGCTACACCAATTTTACAGGCTCAATCGAGACCTGCACAAAACCAAGGCGTATGTTCATTTATTAATGGAAATAACGTCAATATCCGTAGTCTACCCAATACTCAATCCAATATAGTCGCCAAACTCAATAGAGGCGATACGGTTCGGGCAGTGCGAAAACAGGGTAGCTGGGTTCAAATCTCTGGAAGAGTAACCTCACAACCCGGAGTGACTCCGGAGGTGGTTAAACCTCTGAAGGGTTGGGTACTCAATACTTACATCAATGGATGCTCTGAAGATCAATTCGATCGGTGGCGGACATAAAAAATACCACTTAATTCTCCGTTCCATTGAATTAAGCCAATATTGGGTAGTGCTAAAAAAGTAATGATGCATTAATTTTTTAGCACTACTCCATACACTACTATTCTTTAGCGTTGGCAAAACTTTTCGATCTACTGTAAATAGTTTAATTTAAACCTTGGAGATAGGTTTTTTCTTGTGGAAGCGAATTTCTCAATTTAAAGCGCACTGGCATTTTATCAGACGGATAAATTAACAGGTTTTGCTGTAATTGTTCTAGAGAAGAACGACCCTTGACTAACTCCCAGTCGAAGTTGCGGAGCAATAATGCTAGCATCATCGTTCCTTCCAGCATTGATAAATGCTCCCCCAAGCAACGATGAGGTCCTGAGCCAAAGTCTATCATTGGCAGCGAACTATTTTCCTTAGTTTTATCTAACCAACGTTCCGGCAGAAATTCCTCTGGATTAGCATAGACTTCTGGATCTCTTCCCGCAGCAAGCATTGACCAGGATATTCTTGTACCGCGAGGAATCACTTTACCCTCAATGAGGGTGTCGCGTTGAGCCTCCAATGAAGTCGAGCCTGAGGCTACTGAATAAAGGCGCAAGGTCTCCTTAATAATTGCGCTAATATAAGCCAATTCCTTGAGGCTTTCGGTATTTATCAAGCCTTTGCTTTGCCAAACTTGGTCAACGATGTCTCGTGCTTGCTGAAAAACCCTTTGATTGAAGCTCAACTCTCCTACTGCAAAGGATAAAGTATGGGCTGTTGTATCAGTACCAGCGATTAAGAGTTCAACACATTCTGCTATTAATGTGTCGCGATTGTATTTTGGTTCTTTGGCAGCGATTTTGACTAACATTGATTCGGAGAACCAAGAACTTACCTGTGGTAAATCGGTCTTGTTTTGTTCTCTGAATCGTAAAGCTAAGTCTACACGGGGCGTTAAAAATTCCTCAAAATATCGCTTTGCTGCCCAATAATCTTGTGAATTTTTAGAGGGCAAATATTTCATCCATATCTTCTCGCCAGTAGCTTGTCGTAGAAACCGATAGCCTACAACAGACATTGCTTCGTACAGCTTGGGAACTTCTAGGGGTGGCCCTTCAGGACTCGCGATCTTTCTATCCACAGGAATGCCCAGCACGAGGCAAGAAATCACTCTCATTGTTAGTTCTACAAATAGAGGATCTACCTGAACTTCTTTTGGTGGCGGTGCTTCCTTTAATGTCGCAATTACTTGCTCGCAAGCTTCGCTAATAATTTCCGCATATTTCGTGAGGCTGCTAGAACTAAATGCGGGATTCCAAGCTTTGCGTCGCCACTGCCACTCAGCCCCAGTTTCTCCTATTAGAATCGGACCACCGATATCGTTCCAAGCTTTGCGTAATTGCTCCGACCTGATGAAGCTACCATCTTTCATCCCATTGACAATGGTATCTTCGATAACTTTTGCTTTATTTAAGATAACACCAGGCTGGTTGCCATTCCAGATAACATACATTGGGCCTAGCTCTTGACTCCAATCAAACATTTGCTGGAATAATTTCTTCTGTTTCACTGCTGCTAATAGTTGAGGAATATTTCCTAACAGCCAGTGTTTAGGAGGCGAAGGGAGCGATCGCAGCGATTTGTATGTATTATTTTGTTTCCACCAGCGCCACCCAATTATTCCCGCTATGCTAGTAACGCCTAAGACTGTGGCTAAATATGGAAGTGAGTCGAAATAAGCAATCTCAGTAGTAATGTCTTGAAGCATGAATCCGCCTTTATCCACAAAAAACTACAGATTACCCAGATACTAACTTAACGTGAGTTCGATGGCTAGATAAAGGCAAAAAGCTTGCCAGATTTGAAGCGTGAGAAACTGGGCAGATATCAGCGATCGCGCTCGATTGATTGGGCACTCCCAAACAATCAATTAATCAACAAAAACCAAGAATCCATGCTTAAACAATAGCGATCGCTCAAAGCAGAGAGTGGTAAAGGACAAATAAGCAATGTATCCCGATTAAAATCAAAAATGTTACAAGACAGGCGTGGCATGGAGTGAATTATATTGGGCTAACAAAGTAACTTTGCCAGGTTTGCACCAGTGTCTGAGCCGCTATCGTTCCTTCCAGAGGGAAAAATGAAAGAAATTCTTTATCAGTAGTGGAATCGTAAGGCCCTTCTTTAACTTCAAAAATTACAGTATTTGGTACTAAAGCGATTAGTGTATGATAAGTTCCTTCGAGTAATTCAATACCAGAGGGCGTTCCAGCAGCACTAATCTGTTCCTGGTGAATGATTGCGCCTTGATGGTTAAACAAAAGCATTCCTACGGCTCCCTGCAAAATCAGGCACAGCTCGAATCCATTGTGACCGATTGCCCGTTGATGGCGATGGGGACGCACATAAGTCCCTGGTTGCAGACAAATAAGCGATCGCTGAACTTTTTCTTCTAAGGTGTGGAAGTTGTAGCTTTGTCGTAAGCGATCGCTACTTGATGCCTGTTGGGCAACTGTATCTATTAAATTTTGGTTGAGACGTTTAAACATTTTTCTCCAAAGAAGTTTTTGACCAGGCTGGCAAGTCTGGTCAGAAGGTAGGGTCAAAATACTTCCGAGAAACTAAACACTTAATATTACTGAAGATGGAATATTGCCCACCATTGAAGGTGATAAATACTCCAAATACCACTTAATTGTTTCAGCTAGCCCTTCATCAAAAGAATATCGGGAACTCCACCCAAGCATTTTTTGGGCCTTTTCTGCCGATACCTGCTGGTGCCAAATTTCCCCGTGGCTTTGATTCATAATTACAGGCTCTATGTGTTCGCAATTCATCAATTGCTGGAGCTTTTGCACTATTTCTAGCACCGTCCAACTACCACCCATTGCGAAGTTGAAAGCCTCTCCATGAACTTCTGGACGAGCTAGCCCTTCAAACATTGCAATATAGGCATGGGCTGCATCTTTGACATATAAAAAGTCCCGCATAAAATTACCTTTATCGGGCATACGAACCAGAGGACTTTCATTGCTCAGTAGCCGTCGAATCGTATTCGGGATCAGTCGGCTCCAGTTTAAATCTCCACCACCGTAGATATTACCAAACCGCCCTATAGCCACAGGCAATCCGTAGCTGTGATAGTAGCTTCGAGCAATTAGGTCAGCGCAGCTTTTAGAGACATCGTAAGGATGTCTTCCCAGCGTTGGCATATCTTCTGTATAGGGTAAGACGGGACTATCACCGTAGGCTTTGTCACTCGATGCCACTATCACCCGCCGTACCAAATCTGAACGGACGCGACAGGCTTCCAATATGTTGTATGTGCCACGAATGTTTATCTCAAATGCCAATCGAGGTTTCTCAAACGCCAAACCTTCTACCGACACTGCTGCTAAGTGAAACACCGTATCAATGCCGCGATCGCCAATCACCTTTTCAAGTAAATCGTAATCCTCGATTGACCCAACAACATTGTTGACACGATGAACGATTCCACTACGCACAAAATGACTGTCTGGGTTCCAGTCAGCCAGTATCGTCGTCACCGTCGCGCCCTGCTCTAATAAGCACTCAGTCAACCAAGAACCCATAAAACCGGAAGCTCCGGTTACTAACACTCGATGA
It encodes:
- a CDS encoding SH3 domain-containing protein — protein: MRNSRNSLTAIALLCFYTTGLQLIAQTKANAATPILQAQSRPAQNQGVCSFINGNNVNIRSLPNTQSNIVAKLNRGDTVRAVRKQGSWVQISGRVTSQPGVTPEVVKPLKGWVLNTYINGCSEDQFDRWRT
- a CDS encoding WbuC family cupin fold metalloprotein; its protein translation is MFKRLNQNLIDTVAQQASSSDRLRQSYNFHTLEEKVQRSLICLQPGTYVRPHRHQRAIGHNGFELCLILQGAVGMLLFNHQGAIIHQEQISAAGTPSGIELLEGTYHTLIALVPNTVIFEVKEGPYDSTTDKEFLSFFPLEGTIAAQTLVQTWQSYFVSPI
- a CDS encoding CHAT domain-containing protein, with protein sequence MSVFTSKIGALLGLLLFGGSVDATSTSAQSIIAAPNDTNTLVNQNGNQIDISGGSLSSNGSNLFHSFSQFGLNQNEIGNFLSTPSIQNILGRINGGNASVINGLIQVTGGNSNLFLMNPAGIIFGAGASLNVPASFTATTANGIGFGSNWFSATGANDYNALVGTPNGFAFAMSQPGAIANAGNLAVNTGQNLTLLGGTVVNTGQLSAPGGNITVAAVPGESVVRISQAGSLLSVEIQPLAAAGSQLNDWTLPIPSLPQLLTGAGEVGNATKMTVAADGTVHLTGSGTAIPTDTGTVIASGSLNTSNTASGQTGGTVQIVGNKVGLAGANINASGTLGGGTVRIGGDYQGKGTLPNASRTYVSSDSLIAADALLNGNGGKVIVWADETTRFYGNITARGGTQGGNGGFVEVSGKENLQFAGVVDTMAPFGQVGTLLLDPKNITITSTGTITKTTDILNNNDFDESPAANVTITGSALSSAINSASVILQANNDITVDDNVTGTKAGNALTLQAGRSIGINAGKKITLNGGNFKATINDQQAILANRDAGAAQFSMGTGSQIITKGGSITIESGTAAASDSIISLSGSLDSSSITSDGGAIALTASGDITTNSLNSSASVTGNGGEITLKSTGGAIKTNGSLDSSSTIGGGGAIALTASGNIAVNNINSSAITGAGKDIILTGNVLLNDNVTFKTTGTTGNGNIKIAGTLNGIGTAGGQMLNLEAGTGGSIEFGGAVGNSKPIGNLTVVSANKVTLNGNVTTTSSSNISFSSQVNIKGDVALTADEINFNGGNNSVSGVGQLTLQPKTTTQAIAIGGTGTANVLDLTAADLAALKDGFSKITIGRNDGSGAIAIDSAGVTFQDPVTIKAPSGSIAVNGKITGLDNASITLDAATTTLKQDITTASGDITFNKDVVLGADVSLSSNGGNITFKKTVNGDQKLTLDASSAGAIQFNGVGNESNPLNSLIVSAADVVNVTGNIYTVNALTFNSNVNLSGNTEFNVKTGSLTFSKLLTAGSHALTLTADEINLTGGADSITGTNTVVLQPKTPSKQIAIGGMSDSETGLTPVTDILDLTATDLSVLKDGFSSITIGRNNGKGSINVNAIALKDSLSVRSPEGGNINFLGTVDGANNLTINAGTGTTTFQEGVGLTTPLGNGTGSAITLLSTGSTTFSNQLLTNSGISATGSVEFSGNVKIAAGDTETTLNGDVTLDGVSFEAGRNVTFGNQTTHKITLKKGPVSISTTANNGNLEFNGLVDGAQNLSLATNGAGSIAFKTDVGKTAAIGIGTGAAIAITSSKTTFNSTLTANSGITATGDVIFKSNVNLNDGDTATTLNGNVTLDGLTFSAEDGVAFGDTATDKVTLSGGDVTVESINSAIAFNSKIDGTQDLKVNAGSGNITFNNAVGSNTALGNLTINSGNLLTITAAADINLAGKFVQNGAGNVVTGGDITASSIQFDGGVGLTDSVSFNTSSSNGAIAFNSTIDGKHNLTLNAGNGSLTFKNNLGTVTPLGNLTIDSGNVNASAAINAANLSQKAGSGTYSAITASDIQLTGNIFNLNGAIDTTGGGATITNSGLLTIAPAAGMTLAGAFLQNGSGKVSTGGNITASGIKFNQGVSLSEDVNFDTSASNGAIAFNSTVDGQKNLTVNAGSGDITFNSTVNTASLATLGVGGTTKLNGNMTTANNQSYGNNVLLTGDIILKGDAIDFLGGTDSVAGTGNLTLQTATAGKAIAIGFDQDASHLNINDTDLAALQDGFSSITIGNASGSQNIIVDSATFKDAVTIQAGTGTLTVQGTSPGITSNASINLIGGATTLNSGINTTDAGNLTITNSGLLTVASGADMTLTGAFVQNGTGSVSTAGNITASSIQFTQGVNLTGSISLETGAGNISFGNTLNGSHGLSLTAGTGNIKFTDAVGGSNKLGSITINSAQNVEAAAITATSITQSAGSGTTTFNSALHTNSASGINLNGNNFVFKNPVTTTNSGGVSINNTGTLTIEAAADMNLDGAFSQGGTGGVITAGDITTTNDTISFSGAVNLTGAVSLNTGAGVGDISFSNTVNGTQNLNLAAGTGNVIFNNPVGNSAALSNLTVSNAALVEFKSTANLTGNLNLTAAEINFDGGDNTIIGGGTVQLQPATPDQAIAIGGDEGTPALDITQKDINALGGFKPIVIGSDSGTGTIDVNAVTFDDPVKIQSPNGTINVNGTIQGVDDAAIALNGATTKLWANISTQGQDITLGQLGKTVELQTDIALTSLGGNIIFEGNVSAQSNSQQGLTLNPGAGQAIFKGNVGSPNLLEYLTINNDLGVVIIGGENATLKGNSADIYQELTVNAKQTLLSGIITTLDGNITFNGDVTLTDDTFLNTGSLGAGNISFNGTLDSENGEYNDLKMIAGTGNIFFGKTVGAGDGKGLGAILIENATDVTALSTIVADSLMQLSGSTTTLAGDMTTTKLAGVNITANNIQAGGSLNTNGGKVNLNGNGGVSANNITSKGGEISLNSTQGAIASNGTLDSSGGKVNLTGNQGVTASNITSKGGEIALNSTQGAIASNGTLDSSGGKVNLTGNQGVTASNITSKGGEIALNSAQGAIASNGTLDSSGGKVNLTGNQAVTASNITSKGGEISLNSTQGAIASNGTLDSSGGKVNLNGNGGVTAANITSKGGEIALNSTQGAIQTGSLISKGDTDAGVITVIANGSITTLDLDATATNGAGNAIALTSQNGTVQTGNVKTSGSPITVSAQDNITAANIDSASEKGNGGAIALTSKNGAITAANVTSKGTTGGGAVTVAAPDSITTANIDTASTNGTGGAIALTSKNGAITAANVTAKGTTGGGAVTVAAPGSITTANIDTSSTNGNGGAIALLSDAAAIQSGNLFSQGATGGGDIEVSAQGIITAGVIDSSSSFGKGGNVTLANPLIELNKTPTDDIQVVSINAQSGGSAFGGIVKITTDRFFRATGTFTDSKNPFATSISTMGGSGDGAILISHGGGSSFTPFVVGDATKNGTAGALTTGTGFLSTILPSKEFPGPYRQGNIQIIPRRPGDNLLPYFGAMPLTTPTSVSDVTIDTTSDLDNTITSKFDQHLGQMGNITNPKEAANLLSKIEKLTSIKSAFVYAVFAPDQVSSSQTQLKKDDERLELILVTAEGKSKRVRVAGSKRSQILKVAGSLRNAITNKNKLNDDYRAPSGQLYQWLIAPIKDELEAQGIENLVFIMDAGLRSLPIAALHDGQQFLVEKYSIGLMPSLSLTDTRYANIKNAKVLAMGADRFTNKTQTPLPAVPVELSMITSKLWQGKSFLNEAFTLKNLKAQRTSTPYEIIHLATHAEFKSGALGNSYIQLWDTQLKLDQVRQLGWNKPAVELLVLSACRSALGNEEAELGFAGFAVQAGVKSALASLWYVSDEGTLGLMTDFYKELKKAPIKAEALRQAQLAMLKGEVRLEGGKLHTPDGNMPLPSSLASVGDKDLKHPYFWSAFTMIGSPW
- a CDS encoding S-methyl-5'-thioadenosine phosphorylase, with the protein product MTQARIGIIGGSGLYKMEALKDVEEMQISTPFGLPSDAVILGTLEGTRVAFLARHGRNHTLLPSELPFRANIYAMKQLGVEYLISASAVGSLKEEAKPLDMVVPDQFIDRTKHRVSTFFGEGVVAHIAFADPVCNQLAGVVADAIASLDLPDVTLHRGGTYVCMEGPAFSTKAESHLYRSWGATIIGMTNLPEAKLAREAEIAYATLALVTDYDCWHPDHDSVTVEMVIANLQRNATNAQKVIQETVRRLNENPPVSDAHSALKYAILTRLENIPAATKEKMELLLKKYL
- a CDS encoding cytochrome P450, whose translation is MLQDITTEIAYFDSLPYLATVLGVTSIAGIIGWRWWKQNNTYKSLRSLPSPPKHWLLGNIPQLLAAVKQKKLFQQMFDWSQELGPMYVIWNGNQPGVILNKAKVIEDTIVNGMKDGSFIRSEQLRKAWNDIGGPILIGETGAEWQWRRKAWNPAFSSSSLTKYAEIISEACEQVIATLKEAPPPKEVQVDPLFVELTMRVISCLVLGIPVDRKIASPEGPPLEVPKLYEAMSVVGYRFLRQATGEKIWMKYLPSKNSQDYWAAKRYFEEFLTPRVDLALRFREQNKTDLPQVSSWFSESMLVKIAAKEPKYNRDTLIAECVELLIAGTDTTAHTLSFAVGELSFNQRVFQQARDIVDQVWQSKGLINTESLKELAYISAIIKETLRLYSVASGSTSLEAQRDTLIEGKVIPRGTRISWSMLAAGRDPEVYANPEEFLPERWLDKTKENSSLPMIDFGSGPHRCLGEHLSMLEGTMMLALLLRNFDWELVKGRSSLEQLQQNLLIYPSDKMPVRFKLRNSLPQEKTYLQGLN